One Alicyclobacillus acidoterrestris DNA window includes the following coding sequences:
- a CDS encoding sigma-70 family RNA polymerase sigma factor, with translation MSMAYQAYQTWDKQQESDRIEAHLPLVYSLASSLAPRAGLVGLEMGDLVHTGVLGLYTAAASFEESRGSTFGAYAKPFVRGAMLDEIARHKNEPRAVRDKYRKIRDAEEKLVRELMREPTDAELAAEIGIEMKMLNHWLIDIGMRDRASLEDLAERSSFDHADTTTDRQPELHFLKRESKQLLVAALAKLPQREQQLLYLYYQEELTLKEIGYVLDLSESQVSRTHKKALSSLQKLLAEDD, from the coding sequence ATGAGTATGGCATATCAAGCATATCAAACATGGGATAAGCAGCAGGAGAGCGACCGCATTGAGGCGCACCTGCCGCTCGTCTACAGCCTGGCGTCGAGTCTCGCACCACGAGCGGGTCTCGTCGGGCTGGAGATGGGGGATTTGGTTCACACGGGCGTCCTTGGCCTCTATACGGCAGCCGCGTCTTTCGAGGAGAGCCGCGGCAGTACGTTCGGGGCGTACGCCAAACCGTTTGTCCGCGGTGCGATGCTGGACGAAATCGCCCGTCATAAGAACGAGCCCCGAGCGGTTCGGGACAAGTACCGAAAGATACGGGACGCCGAGGAGAAGCTCGTACGCGAATTGATGCGTGAACCGACAGATGCGGAACTGGCTGCTGAGATCGGCATCGAGATGAAGATGTTGAACCATTGGTTGATTGACATCGGTATGCGCGACAGGGCGTCGCTCGAAGACCTCGCTGAGCGCTCCTCGTTCGATCACGCCGACACCACCACCGACCGCCAACCGGAACTCCACTTTCTCAAGCGCGAATCGAAGCAATTGTTGGTTGCAGCGCTCGCCAAGTTACCACAGCGCGAACAACAATTGCTCTATCTGTACTACCAAGAGGAACTGACACTCAAAGAGATTGGCTACGTGCTCGACCTCAGCGAGTCGCAGGTTTCTCGCACACATAAAAAGGCGTTGTCCTCATTGCAAAAGCTGCTTGCCGAAGACGATTGA
- the flgN gene encoding flagellar export chaperone FlgN produces MPELSARLLDVLKETLECEERICCLMEQHKKLLIAGREVTAESILDEIQQLCSSVSASESRRETVVREIAEVEGLDPTELTANKLLELPSLLSIREELASVTTRLRQVVKGIVQLRDEIEALALHAKAYSDFVLSVLQQNAQTKPYGSVTLPYSRFISVRT; encoded by the coding sequence ATGCCGGAATTAAGCGCGCGCCTTCTTGACGTATTGAAAGAGACGCTCGAATGCGAGGAACGCATTTGTTGTTTGATGGAACAACATAAGAAACTGTTGATTGCGGGCCGTGAGGTAACGGCGGAATCGATATTGGACGAGATTCAACAACTGTGCTCCTCAGTCTCCGCTTCTGAATCGAGGCGGGAAACCGTTGTGCGTGAGATTGCAGAGGTCGAAGGCCTGGACCCGACGGAATTAACCGCAAACAAGTTATTAGAGTTGCCATCTCTTCTTTCTATACGTGAAGAATTGGCTTCGGTCACAACGCGACTACGTCAAGTTGTGAAGGGGATTGTTCAGTTGCGAGACGAAATCGAAGCCTTGGCGCTTCATGCAAAGGCATATTCCGACTTCGTGTTGTCCGTGTTGCAACAGAACGCTCAGACGAAGCCATATGGCTCAGTTACTTTGCCGTACAGTCGATTTATTAGTGTCAGAACTTGA
- a CDS encoding ComF family protein: MNERIAWRYRLRQLSNAMLNWVFPTDETLCVLCGRPVVEAPVVTTAHAHHQAKAHRDKRQMCLFCLQDAQRCAPQPAHQQLQLRNPKRLLDVYSCIPYDHFIRNLIRAWKYDGVIELTQWFSEMVAQTLDDITETDSLAFDVAVPVPSTRDRTRKRGYDHVRLLLEHATSHLALRTTPALVRVQTSSSGFTQSQTAKTRDDRQSGLMRVYEHNKQISVRGARVLLMDDIVTTGATLVACAERLYRAGAVSVCAIVIARVL; this comes from the coding sequence GTGAACGAGCGCATCGCTTGGCGGTACCGCTTGCGTCAATTGAGCAACGCCATGCTCAATTGGGTGTTTCCGACCGATGAAACGCTGTGTGTCCTTTGTGGGCGCCCCGTCGTCGAGGCACCTGTCGTCACGACGGCACACGCACATCACCAGGCAAAGGCACATCGGGACAAGCGTCAGATGTGCCTCTTTTGTCTACAGGACGCGCAGCGTTGCGCGCCACAGCCCGCACACCAACAATTGCAGCTTCGAAACCCGAAACGCCTGCTCGACGTCTATAGTTGCATTCCATATGACCACTTCATCCGAAATCTCATCCGCGCCTGGAAATACGACGGTGTCATCGAGTTAACCCAGTGGTTCAGCGAGATGGTCGCCCAGACGCTCGACGACATCACGGAAACGGACTCGCTTGCGTTTGATGTCGCTGTCCCCGTTCCTTCCACGCGTGATCGAACGCGCAAACGCGGTTACGATCACGTACGCCTCCTGCTTGAACACGCCACGAGCCACCTGGCGCTTCGCACGACTCCAGCTTTAGTTCGCGTCCAAACAAGTAGCTCAGGCTTCACCCAGTCGCAGACGGCCAAGACGCGAGATGATCGGCAGTCCGGCCTGATGCGGGTTTACGAACACAACAAGCAAATTTCTGTTCGCGGTGCCCGCGTGTTGCTGATGGACGACATCGTCACCACGGGCGCGACGCTCGTCGCCTGTGCCGAGCGACTGTACCGCGCCGGTGCAGTATCTGTGTGTGCCATCGTGATAGCTCGAGTTCTCTAA
- the flgK gene encoding flagellar hook-associated protein FlgK, translating into MLGTFLGLQTSLRGLETAQAGINTVSNNIGNENTPGYAREIVDIGELPSLEIPGGNHVMVGQGAQATQVQRVTNQFLNAQYQQQNSLLSQATVEQTTLNQVSGIINEPSSTGISNALEQFYQAWDTLSGDASDLSSRTAVVDAAQTLTQVINQTANQLSSLSSNVSSSLSDSVTQANSLLSQIASVSNEIAKVQQSGAQPNSLLDQRDALLNQLSQYVSFQTQTTTTSAGGVSYDQFSLTLTGMSAPIIDGSQTDFSQSTPPANLEGNLAISSKGELEVVPTNNSTLSGTSVLSGQSGEIQGYQDSLADIQSYQNELDVLAQSLAGPGTSTLTSDWTIPGDAVNSPPYNTMEVGSSNQNLSDYLKTLTPNPDGSYTIPSGTSITTTLGGMSVTLDGAMDITSSTPSALDNLQIVLPDGTKSTIGDYGQSQLPEGTTIVGVGLNQLLQLGYSENGPGKALFTTPVTADGQPISASNITVQLEASDLAAGTTVADSSANPPVAVSGDGSLATLIANMANTNMSFPSPSAPGVTPSSTQLTGTLSDYLTSVVGQLGLQGQQANNTVSTQTSLVQQLSNEQQSVSGVSTDEEMTNMISYQQAYNASAEVISTINDMLTALMQNV; encoded by the coding sequence GTGCTCGGAACATTCCTTGGATTACAGACTTCGCTACGCGGTCTTGAGACGGCGCAGGCGGGGATTAATACAGTTTCTAATAATATCGGTAATGAAAACACGCCTGGCTATGCGCGTGAAATCGTGGATATTGGTGAATTGCCCTCACTCGAGATACCGGGTGGAAATCATGTGATGGTGGGGCAGGGGGCTCAAGCTACCCAAGTTCAGCGCGTGACGAATCAATTTTTAAACGCCCAGTACCAACAACAAAACTCCTTGCTAAGTCAAGCTACCGTGGAGCAAACCACCCTGAATCAGGTTTCTGGGATCATCAATGAACCGTCCAGTACCGGTATTTCTAACGCACTTGAACAATTTTACCAGGCTTGGGATACGCTGAGCGGGGATGCGTCAGATCTTAGCTCTCGTACAGCTGTCGTCGATGCGGCACAGACGCTGACGCAGGTTATCAATCAAACGGCCAATCAATTAAGTTCGCTGTCCTCGAATGTTTCGTCTTCCTTGTCTGATTCGGTGACTCAGGCCAATAGCCTGCTGAGTCAAATTGCCAGTGTGAGCAACGAAATTGCGAAGGTTCAGCAGTCTGGTGCGCAGCCAAATAGTCTACTGGATCAACGTGATGCACTGCTCAATCAACTTTCTCAATATGTCAGTTTCCAAACGCAGACTACGACGACATCGGCTGGTGGCGTTTCTTATGATCAGTTTTCGCTGACGCTGACGGGGATGTCTGCTCCAATTATTGATGGTAGTCAAACGGATTTTAGCCAGTCGACGCCGCCGGCGAATCTTGAGGGTAACCTTGCCATTTCGAGTAAAGGCGAACTGGAGGTTGTCCCGACGAACAATTCCACATTGAGTGGGACGTCGGTTCTCTCCGGGCAAAGCGGGGAGATTCAAGGGTATCAAGATTCTTTGGCCGACATCCAAAGCTATCAGAACGAGTTGGATGTATTGGCTCAGAGTTTGGCCGGTCCAGGCACTTCGACGCTGACAAGCGATTGGACGATTCCTGGTGATGCGGTGAACAGTCCGCCTTACAACACGATGGAAGTAGGATCCTCCAATCAGAACTTAAGTGACTACTTAAAGACGTTAACGCCAAATCCGGATGGTAGTTACACCATTCCTTCTGGAACCAGCATTACGACGACGTTGGGAGGCATGTCGGTGACTTTGGACGGTGCGATGGACATCACGTCAAGCACTCCGTCCGCATTGGACAATCTTCAAATTGTATTGCCGGATGGAACGAAGAGTACAATCGGCGATTATGGACAGTCGCAGTTACCGGAAGGTACGACAATAGTGGGTGTTGGTCTCAACCAACTCTTGCAACTGGGTTACTCCGAGAATGGCCCGGGTAAAGCCTTGTTTACGACACCTGTGACTGCGGATGGTCAACCTATTTCAGCATCCAACATCACTGTTCAGTTGGAAGCGTCTGATCTCGCTGCGGGAACAACGGTCGCCGATTCCAGCGCAAATCCACCGGTTGCGGTTTCTGGCGATGGCTCGCTCGCAACGTTGATTGCGAATATGGCGAATACAAACATGTCCTTCCCGAGTCCATCAGCTCCTGGTGTGACGCCATCGTCCACTCAATTGACCGGTACATTGAGTGATTATCTGACCTCGGTGGTAGGACAACTGGGCCTTCAGGGGCAACAAGCGAACAATACTGTGTCGACCCAGACTAGTTTGGTTCAACAATTGAGCAATGAGCAACAAAGTGTATCAGGCGTGTCGACCGACGAGGAAATGACAAACATGATTAGCTACCAGCAGGCCTATAACGCTTCTGCGGAAGTCATTTCGACGATTAACGACATGCTGACCGCATTGATGCAGAATGTCTAA
- the fliD gene encoding flagellar filament capping protein FliD, which yields MTYIGALSGGSSSSSSSSSSAIDFTGGISGLASGIDTDSIIQGLMESAQEPLIQLLQQRQITQWKQASYQRVDNTLNDLKSNLSSLQLQSTFLQTTTSSSNSSLVSATSNIQSPSGSYSVKTYQLASGATVSSSKTLSTSSSYADTPLAQLSSSFGQSTSESFTLNGQTFTFNPQTATINTILQQINSEPSAGVSGFYDTNTGKVVLQTTSTGTGAKIEVSNDTAGLFSNVFGLAQTNAAGSASQPMVIDASYTTQNGEDVSTQDGTVDINGTKFAFTAGQSFSEIASLITAQSSQTGVSATYDATNHQLDLFGATTASQTLNFSQMPSAGDVLNVDGKTIAFYDSTTGTKPTADYTIDLSSVTTPEDVASAVASDIGSDTTLENELSATVANGTSVILNAKSYGSSGNFTTQYTPSNATVTFGAETLGTSGTSGTPTTQNITFSSVPAAGDSMTIAGQTIQFYDSSTESAPTGTGVTAIDVNNQTPSGIATAVAEALSGGATGTANGNVVTATATSNGSQSLDITYEYASAPVSGTGATNVQDTQLYSGIAVTDPTVDPTKTSVTDTMLGTIESTGLPASVQTGSDAYYSVNGYVTSSQTNQATYNNITFNLNGVTGPSSSVNVTVSSNTDAIVQAITSFVQQYNETLQYMQGQYNTKRNYDYAPLTQAQASQMTDTQITEWNQKAQAGMLENDQLLGSVMNNLKNVVSSTVPGQPTVNINGQQTTLNSLASIGISPIDVMNGVSSGATAPGVTTSGYNTYGLLQINTAQLQAAVEADPTAVMNLFTASGTGIAKQLYTTTSNSITQIQQQAGTGDTYDPTGPNATTTSSSSSSTTDDSSLLAYTLIDPNADFTTLFSLDPMNTSFLGEQVSTMDSQATSMNQQLQQLQQRYQTEYANMESAIEAVNSQSSYLVSMMGGSSS from the coding sequence TTGACATACATTGGTGCTTTATCAGGTGGAAGTTCCTCGTCTAGCAGCAGTTCTTCCAGTGCAATCGATTTTACGGGCGGTATTTCAGGGCTCGCATCTGGTATTGATACGGATAGCATTATCCAAGGGCTGATGGAGTCAGCGCAGGAGCCTTTGATTCAACTGTTGCAACAGCGCCAAATTACTCAGTGGAAACAAGCTAGTTATCAGCGGGTGGATAATACGCTCAACGATTTGAAGAGTAATTTGTCGTCGTTGCAACTGCAATCCACATTCTTGCAAACCACCACGTCATCTAGCAATAGTTCGCTCGTGTCGGCGACGTCGAACATACAGTCTCCTAGTGGATCGTACAGTGTAAAGACGTATCAATTAGCGTCCGGTGCAACCGTTTCGTCCTCGAAAACGCTGTCGACCAGTAGTTCATACGCCGATACACCGTTGGCACAACTGTCTTCGAGTTTTGGACAGTCCACGAGTGAAAGTTTTACGTTGAATGGTCAAACGTTCACGTTTAATCCCCAAACAGCCACGATTAATACGATTTTGCAACAAATCAATTCTGAGCCGTCGGCTGGCGTGTCGGGATTCTATGATACCAATACGGGTAAAGTTGTCTTACAGACGACGTCGACCGGAACTGGCGCAAAGATTGAGGTCTCGAATGATACTGCGGGACTCTTTTCAAATGTGTTTGGGCTGGCGCAGACGAACGCGGCGGGATCAGCATCACAACCGATGGTGATTGACGCATCTTACACCACACAAAATGGAGAGGACGTTTCTACCCAAGATGGGACCGTCGATATCAATGGAACGAAGTTCGCGTTCACGGCTGGTCAGTCGTTCAGTGAGATTGCGAGTCTGATTACCGCACAGTCGTCACAAACAGGTGTTTCCGCTACATACGATGCGACAAATCATCAGTTGGATTTGTTTGGTGCTACGACAGCAAGTCAGACGCTGAATTTCAGTCAAATGCCGTCCGCAGGTGACGTCCTGAATGTAGATGGGAAGACGATTGCGTTTTACGATAGTACGACAGGGACGAAACCCACGGCAGATTACACAATTGATCTGAGTTCGGTCACAACGCCCGAGGATGTTGCTTCCGCTGTGGCGAGTGATATCGGTAGCGATACGACGTTGGAGAACGAGTTGAGTGCTACCGTCGCAAATGGAACGAGTGTCATTCTGAATGCTAAGTCGTACGGTAGTAGTGGTAATTTTACGACGCAGTATACGCCAAGCAATGCAACCGTGACATTCGGTGCAGAGACACTCGGCACTTCGGGCACCTCTGGTACACCGACGACGCAAAATATCACATTTTCGAGTGTTCCGGCAGCCGGGGATTCGATGACCATTGCGGGACAGACGATTCAATTTTATGATAGTTCCACTGAATCTGCGCCGACCGGTACGGGCGTTACGGCGATTGATGTGAATAATCAGACCCCGTCTGGAATTGCAACGGCTGTGGCCGAGGCGCTCTCCGGTGGCGCCACCGGTACTGCGAACGGGAATGTCGTGACGGCTACCGCGACGTCGAATGGCTCGCAATCGTTGGATATCACGTACGAGTATGCCTCTGCTCCGGTATCTGGTACTGGCGCGACGAATGTTCAGGATACGCAGTTGTATTCTGGCATCGCGGTGACAGACCCGACGGTTGATCCGACGAAGACTTCAGTGACCGACACGATGTTGGGAACCATTGAGTCCACGGGATTGCCGGCGAGTGTACAAACGGGATCGGATGCGTACTATTCTGTCAACGGGTATGTCACGTCGAGTCAGACAAATCAGGCGACCTACAACAATATCACATTTAATTTAAATGGGGTAACGGGACCGAGTTCTTCAGTGAACGTTACGGTTTCGAGCAATACGGACGCCATCGTTCAGGCCATCACCAGTTTCGTGCAGCAATATAACGAGACCTTGCAATATATGCAGGGACAATACAACACAAAGAGAAACTACGATTACGCGCCATTAACGCAAGCGCAGGCATCGCAAATGACAGATACTCAGATTACTGAGTGGAATCAAAAGGCTCAAGCAGGAATGTTGGAGAATGATCAGCTGCTTGGCAGCGTCATGAATAACCTTAAGAACGTCGTTAGCTCCACTGTTCCTGGGCAGCCTACGGTCAATATCAATGGGCAGCAGACGACGCTCAATTCGCTCGCATCGATCGGTATTTCACCGATTGACGTGATGAATGGCGTCAGCAGCGGAGCAACTGCTCCAGGTGTTACGACCTCCGGATACAATACGTACGGGTTGTTGCAAATCAACACGGCGCAACTGCAGGCGGCGGTCGAGGCGGATCCGACTGCAGTGATGAATTTATTTACTGCGTCCGGTACGGGGATTGCGAAACAGTTGTATACCACTACGTCAAACAGCATCACTCAAATTCAACAGCAGGCGGGTACGGGAGATACGTATGACCCTACGGGGCCGAACGCGACCACGACCTCTTCGTCTTCGTCCTCTACAACGGACGACAGTAGTCTGCTCGCGTATACGTTGATTGACCCGAATGCCGACTTCACGACTTTATTCAGCTTGGATCCTATGAATACAAGTTTCTTAGGAGAACAGGTGTCAACGATGGATTCCCAAGCCACGTCGATGAACCAACAATTGCAGCAGTTGCAACAGCGGTATCAAACGGAGTATGCAAACATGGAATCTGCAATTGAGGCAGTGAACTCTCAATCATCGTACCTTGTGTCGATGATGGGCGGGTCCAGCAGTTAA
- a CDS encoding sensor histidine kinase, producing MTTFFIGLLVGLLVMLIPFWLRARSAKATRQHLIDSLDAIGAGRHDVRMYPYRSPGAEMPVFDAFNRMSEHVERTFEEMSQERDLLRHILQNMTTGVIYLRSDGEVQMVNEAAARLFRRPVEQWHDRDHWTVFRNYHLGAAVDHALLFGTPWTDELVIREGTTVRIRLVPILSSTRTQNRPDHAHDVLMLVTDVSEWRRLEHMRSEFVANVSHELKTPIAAIRGFAETLLDEEEEAIGETAPAEGANNSMRQKFLRTIYDESIRMGNLVQDLLELSKLEATDSRVEPISVDLQSIVDRAFERVRHTATARHIELRLEHVPRVNVWADPDMLLQVFLNLLANAIHYSPEGSMVTVTWDVLIDRVKVHVRDNGSGIPKESLNRVFERFYRVEKHRSRASGGTGLGLAIVKHIVSALGGEVGVDSVEGEGSDFWFTLSRLDTNIVNLPFGIK from the coding sequence ATGACGACGTTTTTCATTGGTTTACTCGTCGGACTGTTGGTGATGTTGATTCCGTTCTGGTTGCGCGCGCGTTCGGCGAAAGCGACGCGACAGCATCTCATCGACTCACTCGACGCGATTGGAGCGGGTCGTCACGATGTGCGCATGTACCCGTATCGCAGTCCCGGTGCAGAAATGCCGGTGTTCGACGCATTTAACCGCATGAGTGAGCACGTCGAGCGAACGTTTGAGGAGATGTCGCAGGAGCGCGACTTATTGCGTCACATTCTGCAGAACATGACGACGGGCGTCATCTATTTGCGCAGTGACGGCGAGGTGCAAATGGTCAACGAGGCGGCGGCGCGCTTGTTTCGGCGGCCTGTCGAGCAATGGCACGACAGAGATCACTGGACTGTGTTCCGCAACTATCACCTTGGCGCCGCGGTAGATCACGCTTTGCTCTTTGGCACGCCGTGGACGGATGAGTTGGTGATTCGCGAGGGGACGACAGTGCGCATCCGATTGGTGCCTATCTTATCGAGTACGCGCACGCAAAACCGCCCAGATCACGCACACGACGTGCTGATGCTCGTGACGGACGTCTCCGAGTGGCGGCGTCTGGAACATATGCGCAGTGAATTTGTCGCCAACGTTTCACACGAGTTGAAAACGCCGATTGCGGCCATCCGCGGGTTTGCGGAGACGCTCCTTGACGAAGAGGAGGAGGCAATCGGCGAAACGGCCCCTGCGGAGGGTGCGAACAACTCCATGCGCCAGAAGTTCTTGCGCACGATTTACGACGAGTCGATACGCATGGGCAATCTCGTCCAAGATCTGCTGGAACTCTCGAAGTTGGAGGCGACGGACAGTCGCGTCGAACCTATCTCTGTCGACTTGCAATCGATTGTCGATAGGGCTTTCGAACGCGTGCGCCACACGGCTACGGCTCGTCACATTGAACTTCGCCTGGAGCACGTACCGCGTGTGAATGTCTGGGCTGATCCGGATATGCTCTTACAAGTCTTCCTGAACCTTCTCGCCAACGCCATCCATTATTCGCCGGAGGGCAGCATGGTGACGGTGACGTGGGACGTTCTCATCGACAGAGTCAAAGTCCACGTCCGCGATAACGGATCCGGCATTCCGAAAGAATCTCTAAACCGCGTATTTGAGCGTTTTTATCGCGTCGAAAAGCACCGCAGCCGCGCATCGGGCGGTACGGGGCTGGGACTTGCCATCGTCAAGCACATTGTATCGGCGCTTGGCGGCGAGGTCGGCGTCGACAGTGTCGAGGGGGAAGGCAGCGACTTCTGGTTCACCCTGTCGCGCCTGGATACGAACATCGTCAACTTGCCGTTTGGCATCAAGTGA
- a CDS encoding TIGR03826 family flagellar region protein, protein MPITNCKRCGRMYNRVGRDICPNCVREEDLMLTEIRNFLRKNKLANIAEVAEGTHVEYEIIVDMIRDGRLILRNHPNMSYACERCGKPTQSGRFCGRCTQELARSLSAASAELREKNAQTKPGKGFYSRNDVGRLD, encoded by the coding sequence GTGCCGATAACAAACTGTAAACGATGTGGGCGGATGTATAACAGAGTGGGCCGCGACATTTGCCCCAATTGCGTCCGTGAGGAAGATTTGATGCTTACGGAAATCCGGAATTTTTTGCGCAAAAACAAGCTCGCCAATATCGCGGAGGTGGCCGAAGGCACACATGTCGAATACGAGATTATTGTCGATATGATTCGTGATGGGCGGTTGATTCTCAGAAATCATCCAAATATGTCGTACGCTTGTGAGCGCTGCGGCAAGCCGACTCAATCAGGGCGCTTCTGTGGGAGGTGTACTCAGGAATTGGCGCGTAGCCTAAGTGCGGCGAGTGCGGAACTCCGGGAGAAAAATGCGCAGACGAAGCCTGGTAAAGGTTTTTATAGCCGAAATGATGTGGGACGACTGGATTGA
- a CDS encoding flagellin N-terminal helical domain-containing protein, translated as MAMTIGHNLGAMNALSALNSNSNALQSALQQLSTGKKINSAADNASGYAISQKMQAQISGLNQASQNAQDGISMIQTASGALNQTISLLQNMRQLAVQASNSTTTQADREDLQSQFNQLADQINNIGNTTQFNTQNLLQGGMGATGLIASPGTLAGGNSTTPATASIDFSSITDANGVESLVGKGFTVNGQAIQFYDSSKGEANGSGIAVDLNGVTDGAGVVSAIAAQVGDQISGVTLTQDATTTQLDITATQNGTGGNNITYSDGYQFQSVFQIGANTGQTMTLTIGDMRAKALGITGQAGTGNFGSANDVTDGTNNTNVEAALDITDTSKADQNINVIDNAIQTVTTQQAQLGAVQNRLQSSISNLDNTSQNLTTAESGITDTDMASTMAEFTQDNVLQQAAVSMLAQANQQPQLVLKLLG; from the coding sequence ATGGCAATGACCATTGGCCACAATCTTGGCGCAATGAACGCGTTGTCTGCATTGAACAGCAACTCCAATGCACTGCAGAGCGCGTTGCAACAACTGTCGACCGGTAAGAAAATCAACAGCGCAGCCGACAATGCTTCTGGATACGCAATCTCACAGAAGATGCAAGCGCAGATCAGTGGTTTGAATCAAGCATCTCAGAACGCTCAAGATGGTATTTCTATGATTCAAACCGCTTCGGGAGCTTTGAACCAAACGATTAGCCTTCTTCAGAACATGCGTCAATTGGCTGTTCAGGCGTCGAATAGCACGACGACACAGGCTGACCGTGAGGACCTACAATCACAGTTCAACCAATTAGCTGACCAAATTAACAACATTGGTAACACAACGCAGTTTAACACCCAGAATCTACTTCAAGGTGGCATGGGTGCAACGGGCCTGATTGCTTCTCCTGGGACTCTCGCTGGAGGAAATTCTACCACGCCGGCGACAGCAAGTATTGACTTCTCCTCTATAACCGATGCGAATGGTGTGGAAAGTCTTGTTGGTAAAGGTTTCACGGTAAATGGACAAGCAATTCAGTTTTACGATTCATCCAAGGGTGAGGCAAACGGTAGCGGGATTGCCGTGGATTTGAATGGCGTAACTGATGGTGCTGGAGTCGTTTCGGCGATTGCGGCGCAGGTGGGGGATCAAATCAGTGGTGTAACTCTTACTCAGGACGCTACTACTACTCAGCTCGACATTACGGCAACTCAAAATGGTACAGGTGGAAACAACATAACTTATTCTGATGGTTATCAGTTCCAATCTGTTTTCCAAATTGGCGCAAATACTGGTCAAACGATGACTTTGACCATTGGAGACATGCGTGCGAAGGCGCTAGGAATCACAGGGCAGGCTGGTACCGGTAATTTTGGTTCTGCCAACGACGTAACTGACGGAACGAACAATACGAACGTCGAGGCGGCTCTTGACATCACTGATACTTCAAAAGCTGACCAAAACATCAATGTGATTGACAATGCGATTCAGACAGTCACGACCCAGCAGGCGCAATTGGGTGCTGTTCAAAATCGTTTGCAAAGTAGCATTAGTAATCTCGACAATACATCGCAAAACCTCACTACAGCTGAGTCTGGCATTACGGATACGGACATGGCTTCGACCATGGCTGAATTTACGCAGGATAACGTGCTCCAACAGGCTGCGGTTTCGATGTTGGCGCAAGCAAACCAACAACCTCAGTTGGTCCTCAAACTTTTGGGTTGA
- the flgL gene encoding flagellar hook-associated protein FlgL — protein MRVTQGMLSSQILSDIQNNYQQLSTLENESATGHKINTPSDDPIGVQQVMQLANETSFDSQYGQNATNAQAQLNFISSTMTEAQNVLSNARDLALEGANSTETPSDMQAIAAEVGQLYNQMVTIGNTQYNGQYIFNGQDTGTPPYPPQAANLTPDQATGDLDPSTKVTNSGKVYVSLGNGVTLPVSASGNDFFQAAPSDSFSSGASSGSSQNAFSLLSQLYTALNNGDTTQVGNLVSGIDSVLDNMNQQQANVGSLINRAEMMQTRMSNLSDSVTKQLSNVQEADMATVLTQLNSAMAVQQASLAVGAQALPQTLVNFLK, from the coding sequence ATGCGTGTAACACAGGGGATGCTGAGTAGTCAAATCCTGTCTGATATACAGAACAACTACCAACAATTGAGTACACTTGAAAATGAGTCGGCAACGGGCCATAAGATCAACACCCCATCCGACGATCCCATTGGTGTCCAACAGGTGATGCAGTTGGCGAATGAGACGTCGTTTGACTCGCAGTACGGACAGAATGCAACAAACGCACAGGCTCAGCTCAACTTTATTAGCAGTACTATGACGGAAGCGCAAAACGTCCTCAGTAACGCCCGCGATTTGGCACTCGAAGGCGCTAATTCCACGGAAACGCCAAGCGATATGCAAGCTATCGCTGCGGAGGTCGGACAACTCTACAACCAAATGGTTACAATCGGCAATACGCAGTACAACGGTCAATATATCTTCAATGGCCAGGACACGGGTACCCCTCCGTATCCTCCGCAGGCGGCCAATCTCACGCCTGATCAGGCGACAGGAGACTTAGATCCGTCAACGAAGGTGACGAATTCAGGCAAGGTATATGTGAGCTTGGGGAATGGCGTAACCTTGCCTGTCAGTGCATCGGGCAATGATTTTTTCCAAGCAGCACCGTCTGACTCGTTTTCCTCGGGGGCGTCCTCCGGGTCGTCACAGAACGCGTTTTCGCTGTTGAGTCAACTGTATACGGCGCTGAACAACGGTGACACCACGCAAGTAGGCAACTTGGTTTCCGGTATCGACTCCGTTCTCGACAATATGAATCAGCAACAGGCCAACGTAGGTTCCTTGATAAATCGAGCTGAGATGATGCAGACCAGAATGTCGAACTTGTCGGACAGTGTGACGAAACAGCTGTCCAACGTTCAAGAGGCCGATATGGCAACTGTGTTGACGCAATTGAACTCGGCAATGGCCGTTCAGCAGGCGAGCCTGGCAGTAGGCGCGCAGGCTTTACCTCAGACGCTCGTCAATTTTCTGAAATAA